A stretch of Streptomyces vietnamensis DNA encodes these proteins:
- a CDS encoding DUF6114 domain-containing protein → MSAEYPASREVPKKENRFKVWRQTRPFWAGLFTMIGGVPIAYLPYGDMRLGNVTLAMQTTAGAGALIIGVLLITLGLTMWFQPVVRVFAGIAAIVLALVSIPVSNFGGLVIGFLFALIGGALSASWAPAPPVEETEDAQHDGRPEASEEVGAEAGTEVVPAAVVPEQREPEQQATETTIDANGGRNSAG, encoded by the coding sequence ATGAGCGCCGAGTACCCCGCCTCCCGCGAAGTCCCCAAAAAGGAGAACCGGTTCAAGGTCTGGCGGCAGACCCGGCCCTTCTGGGCGGGACTGTTCACCATGATCGGCGGCGTACCGATCGCCTACCTCCCGTACGGGGACATGCGGCTCGGCAACGTCACGCTCGCCATGCAGACGACCGCCGGGGCCGGCGCGCTGATCATCGGCGTGCTGCTCATCACCCTCGGTCTGACGATGTGGTTCCAGCCCGTCGTCCGGGTGTTCGCGGGCATCGCGGCGATCGTCCTGGCGCTCGTCTCCATCCCGGTGTCGAACTTCGGCGGCCTCGTCATCGGATTCCTGTTCGCCCTCATCGGCGGCGCCTTGTCCGCCTCCTGGGCACCCGCACCCCCGGTCGAGGAGACCGAGGACGCACAGCACGACGGTCGGCCGGAGGCCTCGGAGGAGGTCGGCGCGGAGGCCGGGACCGAGGTCGTGCCCGCGGCCGTGGTCCCCGAGCAGCGCGAGCCGGAGCAGCAGGCGACCGAAACGACGATCGACGCCAACGGCGGGAGGAACAGTGCGGGGTGA